CTACAAGAAGGCCGCCGATGTGGGCCTCCTGCGTATGGGGTATCCGGAGCAATATGGCGGCATCCAGGAGGGGCTTGACCAGTTCCACGGCATCGTCACCTCCGAGGAGCTGGCGCGGGTGGGCGCGGGCGGCATCAATGCCAGCCTCATGGTGCACGGCATCGGCCTGCCGCCGATCATCAATATCGGCTCGGAGGAAATGAAGGAGCGCATCGCGCCGGATGTGCTCAATGGCGACAAGCATATCGCGCTGGGCATCACCGAACCGTCCGGCGGCTCGGACGTTGCCAATATCCAGACCCGCGCCGAGGACAAGGGCGACCATTACCTTGTCAACGGCTCGAAGATGTTCATCACCGGCGGCATGCGGGCGGACTACATCACCACCGCCGTGCGCACCGGCGGTCCGGGCACCAAGGGCATCTCGCTCCTGCTGATCGAGACTGACCGCGAGGGCGTGTCGCGCACGCCGCTCAAGAAGATGGGCTGGTGGGCGTCCGATACGGCGGCGATCTATTTCGACGATGTGAAGGTGCCGAAGGAGAACATCATCGGTACCGAGAACAACGGCTTCATCGGCATCATGCTCAATTTCAACTCAGAGCGGCTGGGCATGGCGGCAGGCGCCAACGCCATGGCGCGTGTCTGCATGGAAGACGCCGCCGCCTGGGCGCGTGAGCGCACCACCTTCGGCAAGCGGCTGGCCGACCACCAGGTCATCCGCCACAAGATCGCCGACATGTATCAACGCATTCAGGCAACCCAGGCCTATCTCGAAATCTGTGCCTGGCGGGTGATGCAGGGGGAAACGCCGGTGGCGGATCTCTCCATGCTCAAGGTGCAGGCCACCACCACCATGGAATTCTGCGCGCGCGAAGCCATGCAGATCCTGGGCGGCAACGGCTATCTGCGCGGCGGCCGGGTCGAGCGGATCTATCGCGAGGTGCGGGTCAATGCCATTGGCGGCGGCTCGGAAGAAATCATGCGGGACCTGACAGCGCGTCAGCTCGGCCTCTAGGCACTCCCCGCCTCTCCGCTGTCTTCCCTGCTCCCTCCCCCCGCCCCCCGAAGGCTTGACCCAAATCAACGCTCCCGGCGCTTCCCATCCCGCGCCGGGATCGTTAGCGTGTATCCACACAAATAATAAGAAGAATTCCGGCTGCGAAAGCCCGGGGTTCCGGGTCAGGTTTCAGGGAGGGACCACATGTCCACACAGGACGGCGGTGAGACCGGCGCGGGCGCGTCCGTCTATCACCATGAAGGCGGCAACCAGCCGCGGCATGATCATCACGATACGGAAGTTCTCACCGAGGAGCGGGTGCGCGGCTACTGGCACGCCAATCTGCGCCTGCTCGGCGTATTGCTGGCGATCTGGTTCATCGTTTCCTTCGGCTTCGGCATCCTGTTCGCCGAACCGCTGAACGACATCCAGTTCTTCGGCTTCAAGCTCGGTTTCTGGTGGGCCCAGCAGGGCTCCATCTATGTCTTCATCCTGCTCATCGCCTGGTATGTCTTCGCCATGCGCCGCATCGACCGCGCCTATGGCGTGGACGACGACGAATAGGAGGCGGTGACATGGACACACAGACCCTTATCTACATCTTCGTCGGCGCCAGCTTCGCGCTTTATGTCGGCATTGCCATCTGGTCGCGCGCCGGGTCCACCAGCGAGTTCTATGTCGCCGGCGGCGGCGTGCATCCGGTCGCCAACGGCATGGCGACGGCTGCGGACTGGATGAGCGCGGCCTCATTCATCTCCATGGCGGGCATCATCGCCTTTGCGGGCTATGACGGATCGGTCTATCTCATGGGCTGGACGGGCGGCTATGTGCTGCTGGCCCTGCTGCTGGCACCCTATCTGCGCAAGTTCGGCCAGTTCACGGTGCCCGACTTCATCGGCGAGCGGTATTACTCGTCGGCGGCGCGCATTGTCGGCGTCATCTGCCTGATCTTCATTTCCTTCACCTATGTGGCCGGGCAGATGCGCGGCGTCGGCATCGTGTTCTCCCGCTTCCTCGAGGTGGACATCACCCTCGGTGTCATCATCGGCATGGCGGTCGTCTTCGTCTATGCGGTGCTGGGCGGCATGAAGGGCATCACCTATACGCAGGTGGCGCAGTATTGCGTGCTGATCTTCGCCTATCTGGTGCCGGCGATCTTCATCTCTATCCTGGTGACCGGCAACCCGATTCCGCAGCTCGGCCTCGGCTCGGCTGTGGCTGACGGGTCCGGCGTCTCGGTGCTGCAGAAGCTGGACGCGACCTTGGTCGATCTCGGTTTCACCGCCTATACGGACGGTTCGAAAGCAGTGATCGATGTCTTCGCCATCACCTTCGCGCTGATGGTGGGCACCGCGGGCCTGCCGCACGTGATCGTGCGCTTCTTCACCGTGCCCAAGGTGTCGGACGCCCGTGTGTCGGCCCTGTGGGCACTCATCTTCATCGCCCTACTTTATACCACCGCTCCGGCGGTCGCGGCGTTTGCCCGCATCAACTTCATCGATACGGTCAACAACACCGCCTATCAGGAAGCGCCGGGCTGGCTGAAGAACTGGGAGGATATCGGCCTCATCGGCTGGATGGACAAGAACGGTGACGGCGTCATCCAGTACGGTGCCGGGGCGCCCTATGCGGGCAAGCCGGAGTTCACCGGGGAGACCGGCAGCAACGGCGAACGGCTTCTGGCCAACGCGCCGAGCGAGGCGGAAAACGAGATCTATGTGGACCGCGACATCTTCGTGCTCGCCAATCCCGAGATCGCGCAGCTGCCCGGCTGGGTGATCGCACTGGTGGCAGCGGGCGGACTGGCAGCCGCCCTGTCCACCGCGGCGGGTCTCCTGCTGGTGGTGTCCACCTCCATCAGCCATGACCTGATGAAGAAAACCCTGATGCCGCAGATCACCGACCGGCAGGAGCTGCTCTATGCGCGCATCTCCGCAGCGGTGGCGATCGGTGTCGCGGGCTATCTGGGGATCAATCCACCGGGCTTTGTGGCGCAGGTGGTGGCGTTCGCCTTCGGGCTTGCGGCCTCCTCCCTGTTCCCGGCGATCCTCATGGGCATCTTCATGCGCGGGATGAACCGGGAAGGCGCGATTGCCGGCATGGTGACGGGCCTCGCCTTCACCTTCGGCTACATCGTCTACTTCAAGTTCATCTCGCCGGAACTCAACACGGCGGATAACTGGCTGTTCGGCATCTCGCCGGAGGGGATCGGCACAATAGGCATGGTGCTCAACTTCCTGGTGGCGTTCGCCGTGCGGCTGGCCACAAGCGCCCCGCCCGCCCAGGTGCAGGACATGGTGGAAGACATCCGCGTGCCTACCGGTGCCGCCCAGGCCCACGCGCACTAGGACATGGCCGGGGGGTGGGAACATTCCCCGGCACATCCCACGGCAAAAACAAAAAACAAAGAGGGCGGCACCCGATGGGTGCCGCCCTTTCAGTTTGGCGGGAGGAAGCTCTGACGCCTAGAAGCGGTAGCCGATGCCGGTGCCGATGACCCAGGGGTCGAGATCGACGTCGGCCTTTACGGCACCGTTCACCGTGGCGTCCACATTGACCCAGATCTTCTTCACGTCGAGGTTCCACGACCAGTTGCCGCCGATGGGCACGTCCATGCCTGCCTGCAGGGCCCAGCCGAAGCCGCCGTCATAATCCACCGAGGTGCCGGCGGTGTCGTCGGCATTGTAGAGGTGGGTGTAGTTCACACCGGCGCCCACATAGGGCTGCACCTGGCCGTCCGGCATGAAGTGGTATTGCAGCAGCAGGGTGGGCGGCAGCACCCACACATCGCCCAGGTCCAGCGTGCCGCCGCCATTGAGGTCCACCTTCATGTCATGCGGGGAGGTGGCCGCGATCAGCTCGACGGCGATATTGGGGGTGAAGAAGTAGGAAATATCGATTTCCGGCACCACGGCGCCATCGGCATCAATGCTGCCGATATTCGGCGTGACGCTCGAGCTTTCGTCCGGCAACACGCCGACGATACGGGCGCGGACCTTCCACGGGCTGTCGCCGTCAGCGGCGGCGGCTTCCATGGCCGGCAGGGTCAGGGCCGTGGCGCCCAGCAGCGCGGCAGCCATCATGCTCAGTGTCTTTTTCATCGCTCCAGTCCCCCGATGAGTACAGGTATTGGGTATGGGCGATGTGTAGATCACGACTGCGTGAGGGTAATTGATCTGTGTCACGAAACCGGACGGGCTGCATGCGACATCCGCGCACAGTGGCTGTTTGGCCTCACCGCACCGGCGTCCGGATCGTCCGGCGGCAGATGGTCTGCACCAAGGAGTAAGAGACGGGCGGATCGTGCCGGTTCGGTGATCACGCCCGTGTGAGGTAGGCTGCGGGGCAACAATAATGCCGACTCACTTTTCAGGGATGCCATGACCACCAGCGCCGACAATGCCACCCTCACCCCGGCCCTGTTCAGTTCTGCCGCCGTGAGCCGCGAGACCGATGAGATCAACAAGGCGGTCGCAGCGCTCGTGGCCCAGGCGCCGGACCCCTGGTCGATGACCGCGGCGGAAGCGCGCGCCATGCGCGAGCGCGGCGAGGGGCCGTTTCCCGTGGCGCCGGTCAGCCCGCGCGCCCGCGACATCGAGATTGACGGGCCCGGCGGCAAGATCAGCCTGCACATCATCGAGCCCGAGGGCGGCAAGGCCGCGGCGAAGGGTGTCTACCTGCATATCCATGGCGGCGGCTGGGTGTTCGGCGGCGCGGCGCAGCAGGATTCGCTGCTGGAGCGGCTGGCGGACAAGTGCGGGCTTGCCTGCATCTCGGTCGAGTACCGGCTGGCGCCGGAGCACCCCTATCCCGCCGCACCGGATGACTGCGAGGCCGCAGCCCTGTGGCTGACCCGCAATGCCGCAGACTTCGCCGACGGGCCGCTGTTCATCGGCGGGGAATCAGCGGGCGGGCACCTGTCCGCCGTCACCCTGCTGCGCCTCAAGCAGAAGCACGGCATGACCCCGTTCAAGGCGGCCAACCTCACCTTCGGCTGTTTCGACATGGGCATGACCCCCAGCATGCGCGCCTTCGGGGATACGGGGCCCACCCTCTCCACGCGCGACGTGGCGCATTTCCGCCAGAGCTTCATTCCGGAGGGCACCGACCTGTCCGATCCGGACATCTCGCCGCTTTATGCGGATCTCGGCGGCCTGCCGGACGCGCTGTTCGTGGTCGGCACGCGGGACGGGCTGCTGGATGACAGCCTGTTCATGCATGCGCGCTGGCTGGCGGCGGGCAACACGGCGGAGCTGGGCATCTATCCCGGCGGCGCGCATGGCTTCATCGCCTTCCCCGGCGCCCTTGCGGAAGCCGCCCTGGCGCAGATCGACAGGTTCTTCCAATCACATACTTGAACGCTGTTCAATTTGTGAACATTGTTCATACACCGGCGCGTTGGGCAGGATTCCCCGGCCCTGTCAAACCACCCTTGGGCGGCGCATTCTTTGAACGTTGTTTATTTTCTTGAATCAGAGTTGATCGCGGCCATACTGAGCTCATGACACCCAGCCCCGCCCCGCAGCAGACCACCGGCCGCCGGGCCGCCCAGCAGGAAGAGCGGGCGGCGCGCATCCGCCTGGCAGCCCGCACCCTGCTCGCCGAGGACGGCCCGCGCGGGCTGACCATCCGCGCCGTGGCCGAGCGGGCGGGCTACGTGGCGGGGTCGGTCTATTCTTATTTCCCCTCCAAGG
The sequence above is drawn from the Pyruvatibacter mobilis genome and encodes:
- a CDS encoding alpha/beta hydrolase, which produces MTTSADNATLTPALFSSAAVSRETDEINKAVAALVAQAPDPWSMTAAEARAMRERGEGPFPVAPVSPRARDIEIDGPGGKISLHIIEPEGGKAAAKGVYLHIHGGGWVFGGAAQQDSLLERLADKCGLACISVEYRLAPEHPYPAAPDDCEAAALWLTRNAADFADGPLFIGGESAGGHLSAVTLLRLKQKHGMTPFKAANLTFGCFDMGMTPSMRAFGDTGPTLSTRDVAHFRQSFIPEGTDLSDPDISPLYADLGGLPDALFVVGTRDGLLDDSLFMHARWLAAGNTAELGIYPGGAHGFIAFPGALAEAALAQIDRFFQSHT
- a CDS encoding acyl-CoA dehydrogenase family protein → MNEDHAAWRQTLRKWVEKEIMPFASEWDEAEEFPEELYKKAADVGLLRMGYPEQYGGIQEGLDQFHGIVTSEELARVGAGGINASLMVHGIGLPPIINIGSEEMKERIAPDVLNGDKHIALGITEPSGGSDVANIQTRAEDKGDHYLVNGSKMFITGGMRADYITTAVRTGGPGTKGISLLLIETDREGVSRTPLKKMGWWASDTAAIYFDDVKVPKENIIGTENNGFIGIMLNFNSERLGMAAGANAMARVCMEDAAAWARERTTFGKRLADHQVIRHKIADMYQRIQATQAYLEICAWRVMQGETPVADLSMLKVQATTTMEFCAREAMQILGGNGYLRGGRVERIYREVRVNAIGGGSEEIMRDLTARQLGL
- a CDS encoding OmpW/AlkL family protein → MKKTLSMMAAALLGATALTLPAMEAAAADGDSPWKVRARIVGVLPDESSSVTPNIGSIDADGAVVPEIDISYFFTPNIAVELIAATSPHDMKVDLNGGGTLDLGDVWVLPPTLLLQYHFMPDGQVQPYVGAGVNYTHLYNADDTAGTSVDYDGGFGWALQAGMDVPIGGNWSWNLDVKKIWVNVDATVNGAVKADVDLDPWVIGTGIGYRF
- a CDS encoding sodium:solute symporter family protein, with amino-acid sequence MDTQTLIYIFVGASFALYVGIAIWSRAGSTSEFYVAGGGVHPVANGMATAADWMSAASFISMAGIIAFAGYDGSVYLMGWTGGYVLLALLLAPYLRKFGQFTVPDFIGERYYSSAARIVGVICLIFISFTYVAGQMRGVGIVFSRFLEVDITLGVIIGMAVVFVYAVLGGMKGITYTQVAQYCVLIFAYLVPAIFISILVTGNPIPQLGLGSAVADGSGVSVLQKLDATLVDLGFTAYTDGSKAVIDVFAITFALMVGTAGLPHVIVRFFTVPKVSDARVSALWALIFIALLYTTAPAVAAFARINFIDTVNNTAYQEAPGWLKNWEDIGLIGWMDKNGDGVIQYGAGAPYAGKPEFTGETGSNGERLLANAPSEAENEIYVDRDIFVLANPEIAQLPGWVIALVAAGGLAAALSTAAGLLLVVSTSISHDLMKKTLMPQITDRQELLYARISAAVAIGVAGYLGINPPGFVAQVVAFAFGLAASSLFPAILMGIFMRGMNREGAIAGMVTGLAFTFGYIVYFKFISPELNTADNWLFGISPEGIGTIGMVLNFLVAFAVRLATSAPPAQVQDMVEDIRVPTGAAQAHAH
- a CDS encoding DUF4212 domain-containing protein yields the protein MSTQDGGETGAGASVYHHEGGNQPRHDHHDTEVLTEERVRGYWHANLRLLGVLLAIWFIVSFGFGILFAEPLNDIQFFGFKLGFWWAQQGSIYVFILLIAWYVFAMRRIDRAYGVDDDE